The nucleotide sequence ACAAGGCCATTCAGGCAGCTCGTGAAGGGAACGTGGAGGCTCTGAGGGCCCTGCATGAGTCCGGATGCCTCAGTCCGACCATCACGGATGCTCAGGGAGCTTCACCCATTCACCACGCCGCCCGCTGCGGCCAGCTGGAGTGCCTCCAGTTTTTGGTGAAAGAGGCTCATTTACCCTGCCACATCCGCACCAAAAACGGAGCGACGCCTGCTCATGATGCTACTGTCACAGGGCATGTGCGAGAGCTGGAGTGGCTGCTGAGACAGGGGAATTGTGGGATTGAGGTGAGTGCCAAGtgtatgaaagagaaaaaacacttttgacaGCTGgattgatgatgtttttaagGATGGTGAGTCAATGTCTATTTACTTTACGGTCAATGATTGATGTGCAGTTCAAACACTAAAGCAGCTTTTTCATTAGTAGAAATGACAGTATACTAGAATCAGTGTGCCTGCAATTTAAACCACTTATGAGGTATTTGATGATGATTTTGCATCTACTTCTGCTTACGGGATCGTGATGGCGAGGGAGCTACGGCCCTGCACCTGGCTGCCAGGTTTGGCCACGCGGAGGCAGTGCAGTGGCTTCTGTCAGAGGGAAGCAGCACTGAGGCGGAGACCGACTGCGGAGCTCTTCCTCTTCATTATGCCGCAGCCAGTGGAGACCTCACCTCCCTCAAATTACTCATGTCTAACTCCCCGCTGTGAGGCACTCTATATTGatcatttatacattataaatattttgatgtttgtaGTTTAAATGCTATACGGATCATAAATCAGCCGAACAACACTTAAAGAttcagtgaaaaaaaaatgacaatgccatTTTGTTCATTAAGTATGTccttgtttattataaatagtttatcgatgtgggtcattctcttttgtGTGCCCTCagaatcttcagttaaaatctgaaaatgcacttccttcctatCCATCTTATATGACATCGTTAGACggtttgggcggagcatccgttaactcctcccctttcaaaatgcaacggcagTTTTACACCTCCAATCAAATTGAAGAGAAAGACGAAACCCAcggccactatttttctcataagaaattccatttcactcggaaatgcgtaaAAATACAGAAGTTAAAAAGATCGCAGCTTccagttcacggggactttaaaacCGAAGTTGGGTAAACGCAACTGAGCCATTCTATAATTGCAGGAACATAATGTAGCCTGCATGGGATAtattattaaaggtacagtagaACGCAccgtttctgccaatctcatattaatcttgagtaccttaGAGTAGTATcgcgccgattgccaacaaaaccgCGTTTGGTTCATGTCTTTCAGCGGTGGGAACGCTCCATCTATCAATTTCAAAcaatctgcaaatccagcgttacaTCCATCATTAACATCCGTCACTGAAAtgccatgaacaaacaaacacacctcaacttctctcactatcacaagagtaacaagctgcagctgcaggcccacagcgcagaCAATCTTGAagcagcgcagccaatcttgatggtaggTGGTCAGCCTTAATGTTACGAAACGCTTTTActaatgttaatacatttccAAACCAGACGTCACTTCCGGGTTTGTGATGGGGAAATATCCCAAATCCGAGCTGTCTTTAACGCAGCATTTTATCAGCTAAAAAAGTATGGTATATAGCTGTCTGATTTTGTAAAGTTCAAGCATTAAAATAACctcaaaatacaaacacattactCTCATAGTTTTGTCTTTAGTTAGATTAGATAATCATACCATTTGGGAAATAAGGTGTTTTTTGTGATACACCTTATGTGTGTCCGAAAGACCATTGTCAAATATGTTATCCACTGGGAAAACCCCTCTCAAAAAGGAATGGTTTGTCCCAATTGTAAATCATTTGCATggtgtgatgtcatttcctctATAGATGAAGTAGAAGGAAGTCAAGATCAACAGTGGATTCAGCATTCAGATGTCAGCAGtgttacataaatattgtgacTTTAAACTCTAACAAGAGATTATAACTAAACacattgcatttatttcttcatttactaCAACCCTTGATCTAAAGTGACTTATAAATGAGTAagcatttgacattttatcaatacatacagtattagaATTATAACTTATGATAGGTTTATGAAGATGTATTTCTAACTATGCCATATGCATATGTTGAGGTAGGCTATAGGCctaattgtgtaaatgtaaaagttattATCAACATTGTAACTCagttaagttaaaaatatatgaggtaaaggtaaaaaaaattaaaactatgAAACTCTGAGACTAATAGGAGAGGTTATGTGAGGTTATGTTAGAGTTTTGGGAAAAATGTTCCCCATTTTCAAATTCTTTATACCCCAAATTATAGAATGACCCCAGTACTGgttaaaaatactgtatgtgattTCTTCGTTTACGCGTCGGCAAATAATGTGTCATGCTTGGACAGGTTAGTATTGGCACAGTCAGTGTTGCTGTTAGAAGCTGCAGGCTGAGAGAAGGTCAACTAACACATGTCAAACCTGTCATCTCACTGTACCTTGTCCTCTATAATACATCAGGAGTTTCATACCTGCCATATGGCAGCAGCTGTGCTTATACTGTGCACAGCCACCGATATAATGTTGCAATAGAAAGTGTACCTCGCTCTAAGACCTCACTAAACTAACTTgcttaaaaagtaaaacatttaataagggttttgcatatttttttaacacaagGAGCCGGTCTCTCTAATTTAACTGGATCAGATAAAAGAAACCTTTCACAGAACTATAACCCCTCATaacaaataaagattttttgaagaacataaacaacattatACCCAGTTAACTTCACTTATCCCTTTTAATCTCTTTCACGGATATTTTTTACTGTAGGTACTGTATGTATAGTATATAATAATACTATAAGCATAAAGTAGGGTACAGTATACACAGTATACCTTATAAGTCTCATAAAGATGTTTTTGGACTCAGGTATGTGGACCGTCAGACAGGAACTGGGGCCACCCCACTATATCTGGCCTGTCAGGAAGGGCATCTTCATGTGGTTGAATACTTGGTGAAGGATTCTGGGGCAAACGTCCATTTGCAGGCCAAGGATGGGATGAGTGTTCTTCATGCAGCTGCCCACATGGGACACTATGCACTGGTGGTCTGGCTGGTGAGTTACAGCCACTCTTAGCTATGATTGTCTTTTGTCTATCATCTGATCAAGTGATGGTCGCACTAAACATCTGTCAATCAACAAATTCATAGAATATAATACAATTGATGTGAAACAATGATCCCATCAATGATCACACTGTATCTGTTCTTGATCTTCAGGCAACTTTCACAGATCTGGACCTGTCCAGTCAGGATAAGGATGGAGCCACAGCACTGCACTTTGCTGCTAGTGAGGGCCACCATCGCATTGTGGAGCGTCTTTTGATAATGGGAGCGAATGTCATAAAAGACCACTGGGGTGGGACCCCTCTGCACGATGCAGCTGAGAATGGAGAACTGGAGGTTCCCATCACAAATATTTATACGTTGTAAGTAGTGTTTCAAATGCAGTCGCAGCGGCTTTGAATGACAGACTTTTCTTCTTTCAGTGCTGCCGGGCACTGCTGAATAATCACATCAGTCCACTGGAAAGAGATTTGGATGGCTTTACTGCAGTGGATCTGGCAGAGTACAATGGCTATCATGACTGTGCCAATTTCATCCGTGCCGGTGATCCTCATGTAAgatcatttttttcagatttctgtttgcactttattttcttttcatgtgtTTAAGTTTTTAATTACGGTACTTCTAATTTCTGTATTTCATTTGGCATAATATGGCACACCCTGAATGCAGCTGACGGCAGTGTTTTGGTTCACGTATCCCCCTAGTGATGGCAAACTGTTACTGCCACCTTCTGGCAAACTTTATTACTCCACCCTGAACATATTTGTGCCAATAAAATACAGCAGATGAACATGGCTAAATAAAGATACATAGTAGAGGACTGAGTACACGTATTAAAGCACATTATTAACCCGACTCAGTCGTGCACTGACCGTCATCACTACTTAATAAGTGATGTATTATTTATGAGATAAAGGACAGGACATTCTTCATAGGATCATTCTGTTCAGAGACCCCTAATCTTCTAACCAATAATTCCATCATAATCTGATCCACTTTTTTCTGTTGTTACATCGTCACGGATTCCAGGAACAATTCCAGGAATACTGTATGTCATGTGTGTCATGAAATCTGTTGTTGCAACTGGAAGAACGCCTGGGCAATTTTTGTGCTATCATATAATTAGATTTAAAGAATATAGCTGGTCTGAGCTCAAAAGAGGGCCATTTTATGTTCACCTTAAAGTCATTCACATAACTACGTCACAGATGTAAGGTCAGGAGAATTAGCCGTGAGAAAGGATGGTTGCAACATCTAATAGGCCCATAAAGTGTTAAACCCCAATTCTCCCTGGAAATTCACAAAATGAGGAACTTGTATTTCAACTCAGCCTCCACTGTTTCACATACGCTAAAGGTCAGTTACGTCATTAGTGCATAAATTATGTGGAAACTATGCAAGAGGCAGTCTTTTGATAGCATAACATCGATGGCAAAGCAGAACGATACGGTCGGATACAGGCTGATTAGCAAGACACTTAGGAGTGTCTGGTTGGCGCAGGAGGGATCTGTGTGCTATCACTTACTCCCCTCTCAGTGTGAGCTCCAATGCCACGGGGGCGTCATGAGATCCCCCTTCTCAGGTGTCAGAGGCTCGTAAATGCAGCAATGGGTATGTCACATGGCGTTTTGCTTCTCATGCTCAGTGAATATATCACAGGGCTGCACAGAGAGACGTGTTGTGCCCCAGTTTGTATAGTGACGCTGTCCTTGTTTACACTGGCGTGCACTGGTTGTTTTGTGTGTACCTTCCCAAAGGAAAGTGTGGGCACGTTcattttagggctgtcaaacgattcattgcgattaaaagtttgtgtttacagtatatgtctgtgtactgttcatctttattttgtattcataaacacatacacatacatgcatattttaagaaaattttaaatataaacatgaatcGACGTTTGTATATAATAGAAATTATAGATAAATATGAATAACCACATctagatatttcttaaatatgtatgcatgtatgtgttttttataattaaaaatgaatacgcacagtacagagactataatgtaaacatcttttattctggatgtgattattCGATTTCATCgtttttaaaaagcactttgTATAACTGTTTTCAAAATAGTGAACCACTAGTCATCCATGTTGTTTTAggcattcattttattgtattttaaaaaacgaTACAAGCTAAAAACGGTGGTGGCATCAGCTATACAAGGTACCAGACCAATTTACCACAAAAAAAGTATCAAACAAATATTGATGTCATACAATGCTTACTGCAGATAAAGCTGTTATTCCActtacatatacagtatctaatgATCTGTGAGTGATGTGTGCTGACCCCTGAGCACTCCATAGCTGATGTGTAGGTGATGGACAGCTACTGTCTTTATTGAGTGATGCTTGTTTAAAGTTGCGTAGCAGCAGGACAGTTAGGTAAAGATAACATGATAGCTCATCAGGGACTAGAactgtctgttcatgtgtagaCACTATCAAACCCCGTTCTTTGGCCTTGACTTCCTGTACAACGGAGGTCTTATCATAAATAGACACTTGAGATTTAGAGAAATCAGAGGCTTGTGACGGTACATGCAAGTGTTAGTCATAAAAGATACATATCCGCCTGAAGCAAACACTAAGAGTATAAGTGTTGTAGAGGAACTTGTGGTACTGTGGTGTTGATACAAAGCTTTTAGAACCTTACATTTCTAAAGAACAAGCGTTCACCTAATCCCACCCTTTAATTATTAATACTTTACTATGAAGACCTCCTGTCCGAGTGAACTGTTTATAGGGCATTGATCCTTAAGCTTTTGGTCATTGGATGAAGGTGCTTGGCTGGACACGTTACACTTGGCGGTTATACAGTACTTGTGAAGATTTAACTGGCAAAGGTATTTACATAgttataaaagttatttttctgaAATCATGATTTTTAAGGTGCTTCAAGAGTAATGGAATTTCTTTATCCTTCTAAAAGACAGCATGGGGTTGTTTTTGATTGATGAAGAATGCGCTTTTGTTGGGTGTTATCAGTATCAGTCATAATATTTGTACAACATTTGAGAATAAAAAACTAATTAATGGAAAACAATTTAAACAGATTGCatataaataaagaagaaagttaaaaaacaaatgataccAAGACTATATGCAGGCTGTGaggttaaacaaacaaatattacttttgtaGGGCAAGTAAGAGATGATGTAATAGACGAAAGCAGAAATTcggaaatgtttgtgttttgcttgTACAcactttttcttaaaatatcaaaatacgGCGTAAATTTTTTTAAGATATAGATTGAATGTTAAATACTGTGTGTAGTACTTCAAgccttatttaatatttattatgaaatattacttatttaaTATCTTAGATATGCTGCTGGCATTTAGGGCTTTATTCAATACATGACTGTTCcataaatttaaaatgattactACTATTGTTAATTATGGCTTTCACGGTTTTCGCTCAGATTTTTACTAcaagatcatcatcatcatatcCAATAGAAATGAACAATAGTATTGTTGTGATATCTattgaaattatgtttttataaataaaataattatatcaaTCAACCTCATTTTGATTTAgtctattttgtgtttttgttttggccAATGAATCACATTCAAAATTTGAGTGTTGGGAGGTGAAGAGAAAGCGTTTGTAACTCTCATGGCTCAAAATTGAAATATTGTCGGTTGCTACAGTGTAAATACTATATTGATAATCATGAGTTTTAATATTACACTATTGCGCATGCTGGTATATCATAAGACCCATACTGTAAATTTGATCAAATCATATCCTCATGGTCATCTCTTATATATTAACGCATGTACAGACCATTTGGCAAAAGTTTCAGTATACCGTAGCTTTTCTGCCACTGTGCTGTATGGCATATAAGTATTtaaagacacacagagagaattCATGAGGGTTCATGAGTGCCCATAAGAGAAATCAATCACTGCATTTCCAGGTATGGGTCATTTGACCCGTCCTATCGGATGACGGATCTCTATAGGCAGTTTTTCTTCGTTAACAAAGTGGGAGGTCTGCTATACTAAACAGTTTGAGCTCCTGTTTCACTTTTCTCATGACTTTGTACTCTCCTTGTAAGCTTCTGCTAGATCCTGGTGTACACTGTGCGTCCAGATCCGTGTTTTGGATAATTTACCATTATGAGAAAATTGCAGTTTAAATTCACTGCATTCTGAGTCAGCCCCGAATTACTCATTGCTTCTTTACTCTGACAGTCTGTAGATGGTTTCCCTGCACCAGATGTTCTACTTATAGAGGAAGAAAGGACCTTATTTAGCACAAGTGACCCTTACCAGGACATTAAGCACCTGTCCAATACTAGAATGGACAGCATCAAGGTGATGATATTTAATGACAGACTAATTTAATATAACAAACATGACACGACTCGCTTATTTTTAATCACTTTGTTTTGGTGTTCCTAGCAGCCGGTGAACGAGGTGCCTCCCCAACCTCGACTCTCTCCACCAGACCCGGATGCATCATCTGCGTTCCCTGTCTCCTCACAGGGCAACAGAGCTGGGTCTGGAACCATTCAGCACATGCAAGTGGCCTCTACAGGTGAGATTACAGGTCTTTTAGCACTTTTCTTACTATGATCATTGCACAACTGTCTGTTAGATCTTGATTTGTCAAAACGTCTAAAAAGAGAGCGTATTTTTAAAGTTATCTCATTCTTCTCTTTATCTGGCCGAACTGTACAGTTGTGACCTCATTCAACATGAGGAAAAATGTTGAGGAAGAGCAGACAATTCATTCCAACAAATCAATGAGGTCGATGAGACAAGCAGGGATCACAGCTGTCTTCACTGGACAAGCATTTAATGTATGTTCTACCCTCAACaccatttattaatttctttattagCAAAGAAGTCATTTTATAAGGGTGAAcagtttattgttaataatgtTAATCAAAATAATGGAATGTTTGTGTAACACAGAAATTGTATGTTGGTTAATgtaataaagggatagttcactaaaaaacgaaaattctttcataatttacaaaccctcatgtcattttaaaaccttctcatacttctgcagaacacaaaagaagatatctggAGAACATTGAGACACTAACAACAttttatagacacaaaaccatacacaaagacatttctctaagtatcttcttttgtgtttcacaaaagaaaggCTCATATAAAGATTGTAAATGACTTGAcagtgaataaattattttcattttcgtGAACTATCCCATTGAAGTACAAAATAATAGCAAAAAGCAACAGattaaaaagtaaatcaatatttaatcattAGGTGTCATTGTCAACTAAACTTTTaagagaaaatgtttaattgtaaaTGAGATGATAGCGTTGTCATTAGTTCTGAGTAATTTTTCAGCATTGTTATAAATTTGTTTTCAGAAAGGagaaaatgaagatgttttgcTTTCAGCATTGAAGGAAAACCTTGCTGACATTGATTCTCTGATCCCTACTCATGATGTGAACGGGAGGCCCATTGCTGAATGGAAGAGACAAGTTATGGTGCGCAAGCTTCAGGCTCGACTACAGGATGATGACAACAAGAGCATTAAAGTAAATACTACCCACCCATTGCAGTTcatacattcttttaaataagcACACCCTACATATAATTGTTTCACATTACACAGGATGACAGTAACAAGTTTGTGGAAGTGGATGGTTGGAGGTACTCCCAAGCACACAATGTCATTCTGGGTCCCTTTGGCGAGTTGCTTACTGAAGACGACTTGGTCTACCTGGAGGGACAGATTGAAACCATCTCCCTTCAGAAACGCTGCCAGGCCTATGAGTTTGAGCTTAGCCGACTGGCAGAGGAACTCCAAGCAGTCCTTCCTGATCCCATCGTCAATATCATCGTAGATACAGAGTGCCACCAGCGACCGAACGTGGGGGAATCTCTACCTCTTCCTGTGTGGTACAATCGTATCTCAAATATCGTGAAGAGCATGTCATTGCTGCTGTCCAACCTCTCAGAAACAAATGGAGAAGACGGCATCTGTAAGATGCCAAACACAGATCTTGCTTCAGTCTTCGCATACCAGTCAGAGAGGCGAAGTTGTAACAGAGGAAGCAGGCAGAAGGTTGAACTGGAGATTCAGCAGTCAGGAGtttctgtaaaaaatttaaGATCAAACTTTGAGAGTCAGCTGGGTAACATCTATCCATTTTCTGGGCTTCTAAACAACGCAGCTCACTCAGACCTAAGGCAGCAAAATCTGTCTACGTCAACAAATTGTCAAGAGCAGTCTTCAGGGACAATCCAAAGCACCGGCATAAATCACGCTAATGATAAGGGCATAAAATGCAAACAGACACCTGGCAAAGATTCAGCTGAAGTGATAGAGACCACCTGCTTGCGAAAGGAACGCATTGTTGTGTTATTTCTGAGCCATTGGAAAAAGTCTGCATACGCAATATCAATGAGagcaaaaatgaaacaaaatcttGAGACCTGTTCGACAAGTGAAGCAATAACTGCTCCAGTCTCCAAGCCAGGAACCAGATCATTGTATCATCTCTACAGGCAGAGAAGTGCAATAGACAAGATGATTGGCAATTGGAAACGTGTTGCCTCTGGGGTCCCTTCACGACAGATCCGAAGCCTACAGAGAAAGCAAGTGACCTACTCACCCGAGCAGTTCCTTCCCCGCGTGAATGGTGCTCCTGTTGCGTATGACACCCTGACTCTCGAGCTCTTTATGCTCGGCTACTTTCACATTCTCGAACAGGACCTCTCAGCCGAGGAACGAAAGATGAGGCACCTGTTATGCTTTGAAGTTTTTGACCATGTAGGGAATTTTCCTTGGGAAACAGTCCTAGAGTTTCACCAGGCTGTTCTCAAGGATATTGAGGCTGGGAGACGTGAGTGGAAAGATGGTTTTGAGCACACCAAAGCACAATACTTTGGGAAAAGAGAACTTGGGACGATCTGTGCTGAGGTCACGCCGAATGTCATAGGTGAAAATCCCATATTAGAGGATGCAGGACGTCCCAGCAGAGATGAAAGCAACGACTTCTCAATGTTTTGTAATGATGAAATTTGCAAATATATTGATCGCAGTTTCACCTTTTGGAAGGAGAAAGAAGCAGAGTTGTTTGATTTCTGAAGTTTGAATTATGTGATGGTGATACTGAGCcgcatttaaatacaaacaaatgctTTTGAGATATGTAATAATATGATAAGCGAgccaataaaattgaattacaATTTTAATCTCAATCTGCAAGAGGCTTACTTTTGTTTGGTGGGTTGTAATGAACATCTGATAAAACTTAAATACTACATATGCATTATGATCAGGACCTGGCCATATACGTAAATGCCCTACAATAATTTATTTGATGTGTGCAGTATTCTTTAAATGCccatttgtaaataaaagttGATTTTTGTTTGAACATTGCTGCTTGATAGGATTGGTCTTTTGGGTTACAGAAATGCTCTTTTTAATTATAAAGCACTTCTGTCTCCTTATAACTTGTTACTGTTTAACTCTTTCTCATAAGAAGAAACAGGAATCTGACCTTAAATGCAATGCATTAATAAGCATGAATGTTGGTGGGAGAAATGCATGTTATGCCCAAACCTGAGAAACTGATGAAACACCTGTACATTGTAAatctttgctgtagttttgcagcaggttcaCCTATAACGTgatgtagatttaatttacaatttatttttaaacattaacttaCCTAGTTcgtatattttctttcattaaacaagactaaatatcttgggtTACTTTTCTTCTCATGTGAATGTTTTGtaattttccattccattccattttctaccgcttatccaaactacctcgggtcacggggagcctgtgcctatctcaggagtcatcgggcatcaaggcaggatacaccctggatggagtgccaacccatcgcagggcacacacactcactcattcactcactcacgcactcacaccctacggacaatttttccagagatgccaatcaacctaccatgcatgtctttggaccaggggaggaaaccggagtacccggaggaaacccccaaggcacagggagaacatgcaaactccacacacacacaagtcagaagcgggaatcgaacccccaaccctggaggtgtgaggcgaatgtgctaaccactaaggcaccgtgcccccctgttttgtaatttatttaaacaaaaatgctcAGGCAGAATGTCATTTTGCAGTGTTGTGCCAGTAATgagaccagtctcttcttgctcattttgaatatcaagtcaaagtcaaatttaaaaacagtactaatagcaaaatattaagtagtaatcaaatctacagtaagttactcgCAAAACTGctgcaaaattacagcaaagttttttCAAAGGAAGACTGAACaagattaataaacatttattttatacagatcACTACCATGCCTAAAATAACTAGAAAAATACACAccggaaaataaaaaagactccAGTTGATGCTTTTTCTCAGCCTTCAAACAACATTCTACTTATGCtagatattaaaacatttgttcagACAAAGACAATAATTAAGAGttcaaaagaaattaaaatataaaaaaacaggcaaaatatgaaacattttttattaaggtCCATGGTTTTGTGCAtaagatgtatttttgtaatattgtaaaaaagAATTCAGAAACATTGGTAAACACATCAATACAttaaaatttcatttcatttgaatgaatgaactCCTCACTGTTAAGACCTTGAGACTACAATTTGATGCACTGGAACATGAAGGTTAACAGATTTATATCCACAGTGCATGCTTGGATAATACATTTGGGATCCCAGTTACATAACTCTTCGCAGAGCAGTTCCTGAAGAATGAATCTTACATGAAATGTTAAATTATCCTGTCAGTCTGGACACACTGGGTAGTGCATATGTTCTTGACACATAAGAGGTGTGAGCTCATTTTTAAAAGCTCAGGTTTTAAAGCTCGTGTTCTGGCCTAAATTGTATAAGTCAATTTTAACTCTCTGCCTTTGTTGCCCTGTTTATATACCCTATTAGTTTACAAGCATTCAAATTACAAAACAATCCTTGCTTATCAGATCAACGGGTCATGTAAAATAACATAGATTTGCTGTGTTATGACAAAATGACATAGATTTGCTGTGTTATgacaaaatgcattaatattaattccttcaactatttgttttattaccaCTCCTTGTTTTATATGCTATAGACAGGTTAGTGCTGGATGCATTccttacaaaaaaatgtactaaAACATTGAACAGAATAAAGGG is from Triplophysa dalaica isolate WHDGS20190420 chromosome 3, ASM1584641v1, whole genome shotgun sequence and encodes:
- the espnlb gene encoding espin-like protein; translation: MVLHKAIQAAREGNVEALRALHESGCLSPTITDAQGASPIHHAARCGQLECLQFLVKEAHLPCHIRTKNGATPAHDATVTGHVRELEWLLRQGNCGIEDRDGEGATALHLAARFGHAEAVQWLLSEGSSTEAETDCGALPLHYAAASGDLTSLKLLMSNSPLYVDRQTGTGATPLYLACQEGHLHVVEYLVKDSGANVHLQAKDGMSVLHAAAHMGHYALVVWLATFTDLDLSSQDKDGATALHFAASEGHHRIVERLLIMGANVIKDHWGGTPLHDAAENGELECCRALLNNHISPLERDLDGFTAVDLAEYNGYHDCANFIRSVDGFPAPDVLLIEEERTLFSTSDPYQDIKHLSNTRMDSIKPVNEVPPQPRLSPPDPDASSAFPVSSQGNRAGSGTIQHMQVASTVVTSFNMRKNVEEEQTIHSNKSMRSMRQAGITAVFTGQAFNKGENEDVLLSALKENLADIDSLIPTHDVNGRPIAEWKRQVMVRKLQARLQDDDNKSIKDDSNKFVEVDGWRYSQAHNVILGPFGELLTEDDLVYLEGQIETISLQKRCQAYEFELSRLAEELQAVLPDPIVNIIVDTECHQRPNVGESLPLPVWYNRISNIVKSMSLLLSNLSETNGEDGICKMPNTDLASVFAYQSERRSCNRGSRQKVELEIQQSGVSVKNLRSNFESQLGNIYPFSGLLNNAAHSDLRQQNLSTSTNCQEQSSGTIQSTGINHANDKGIKCKQTPGKDSAEVIETTCLRKERIVVLFLSHWKKSAYAISMRAKMKQNLETCSTSEAITAPVSKPGTRSLYHLYRQRSAIDKMIGNWKRVASGVPSRQIRSLQRKQVTYSPEQFLPRVNGAPVAYDTLTLELFMLGYFHILEQDLSAEERKMRHLLCFEVFDHVGNFPWETVLEFHQAVLKDIEAGRREWKDGFEHTKAQYFGKRELGTICAEVTPNVIGENPILEDAGRPSRDESNDFSMFCNDEICKYIDRSFTFWKEKEAELFDF